In Deltaproteobacteria bacterium, the following proteins share a genomic window:
- a CDS encoding diguanylate cyclase produces MSLLRRPARGGGEVSPAKTNLSLEFKLIMASMVLALLTIGLGGVAVYKVSEDAIKVDAQRNARLLASQLATIRGTGAEAVRPLHDLLESAKVETFGASWVMDRNGFLVAHMAPKFRNLVEAQTYIGDTVVELHAAEQPIQQLGEKNIMHRVKLQELIEKFDGGFGTYHFLGENKILAFRVMKDRGWLVAVDQPISTAFSELTRLKKVIVTTCIVISILVMAFSSFAVRMIIRPYYREQEKSNLRLEMMNQELEASRRKLEKAGDSLMRLYDLSIAMQYSGFLESHLPLVLGVAQERFEVDRILLMMPDAEGKFLRCAASVGNVFESEDKIFVPISLEGGGFARAYRSKRAVFWDGTEAVPEYLKFRPPYDKVRSLRSKAFAIFPLVAKEKVIGVLGVDNKMSHRPLSKENVEAMESFAYKMASLIDNTLHLQEIQKAAQEMENRDRLTGLYNLAFMKKLAEEHIEAATGKGVPFAMTMVHLTNFKEYNESNGYKRGDFVLQKTAEFLKSQEVMGVIPGRCFGANYIVLCPGKNEEQAKYLADLFLREFNQFSFYGEKRLGDGKMIAKVSTVEYVRESGKTFDEFFAELESV; encoded by the coding sequence GCAAAAACGAACCTGTCTCTCGAGTTCAAGCTGATCATGGCTTCGATGGTGCTCGCGCTGCTCACGATCGGACTGGGCGGAGTGGCTGTCTACAAGGTCAGCGAGGACGCAATCAAGGTGGATGCGCAGAGGAACGCCCGGCTGCTGGCGTCCCAGCTGGCGACGATCCGCGGTACCGGCGCGGAGGCGGTGCGGCCCCTCCACGACCTGCTGGAATCGGCGAAGGTGGAGACGTTCGGCGCTTCCTGGGTAATGGACCGCAACGGCTTCCTCGTCGCTCACATGGCCCCCAAGTTCCGGAACCTGGTGGAGGCGCAGACATACATCGGCGATACCGTCGTCGAGCTCCACGCGGCGGAGCAGCCGATCCAGCAGTTGGGCGAAAAGAACATCATGCACCGGGTGAAGCTCCAGGAGCTGATAGAGAAGTTCGACGGAGGGTTCGGCACGTACCATTTTCTGGGGGAGAACAAGATCCTCGCCTTCCGCGTGATGAAGGACCGCGGATGGCTCGTCGCGGTCGACCAGCCGATCAGCACGGCTTTCTCGGAGCTGACGCGCCTGAAAAAAGTCATCGTCACCACCTGCATCGTCATATCCATCCTCGTTATGGCGTTCAGCTCGTTCGCGGTCCGGATGATCATCCGGCCGTATTACCGCGAACAGGAGAAGTCGAACTTGCGGCTGGAGATGATGAACCAGGAGTTGGAAGCGTCCCGCCGCAAGCTGGAGAAGGCGGGGGACAGCCTGATGCGGCTGTACGACCTGAGCATCGCCATGCAGTATTCCGGTTTCCTCGAATCGCATCTTCCGCTGGTGCTCGGCGTGGCGCAGGAACGGTTCGAGGTCGACCGTATCCTGCTCATGATGCCGGATGCGGAAGGGAAGTTCTTGCGGTGCGCGGCCTCCGTGGGCAACGTCTTCGAATCCGAGGACAAGATTTTCGTTCCGATCTCGCTGGAAGGCGGCGGCTTCGCCCGGGCCTACCGGTCGAAGCGCGCAGTCTTCTGGGACGGGACCGAGGCGGTGCCGGAATACCTTAAATTCCGCCCCCCCTACGACAAGGTCCGTTCGCTGCGGTCGAAGGCGTTCGCCATCTTCCCCCTGGTCGCGAAGGAGAAGGTGATCGGCGTTCTGGGCGTCGACAACAAGATGAGCCATCGCCCGCTTTCGAAGGAAAACGTCGAAGCCATGGAGAGCTTCGCCTACAAGATGGCCTCGCTCATCGACAACACGCTGCACCTGCAGGAGATCCAGAAGGCCGCGCAGGAGATGGAGAACCGGGACCGTCTCACGGGACTGTACAACCTGGCCTTCATGAAGAAACTGGCGGAAGAGCATATCGAAGCGGCGACGGGCAAAGGCGTCCCCTTCGCCATGACGATGGTGCACCTGACGAATTTCAAGGAATACAACGAGTCGAACGGCTACAAGCGGGGCGATTTCGTGCTCCAGAAGACGGCCGAGTTTCTGAAGAGCCAGGAAGTCATGGGAGTCATCCCCGGCCGCTGTTTCGGCGCCAATTACATCGTCCTTTGCCCCGGGAAAAACGAGGAGCAGGCGAAGTACCTCGCCGATTTGTTTCTCAGGGAGTTCAACCAGTTCTCCTTCTACGGCGAGAAGCGGCTGGGAGACGGCAAGATGATCGCCAAGGTTTCGACGGTAGAGTACGTCCGCGAATCGGGAAAGACGTTCGACGAGTTTTTCGCGGAACTCGAGTCCGTGTGA
- a CDS encoding YihA family ribosome biogenesis GTP-binding protein has translation MTGAPRFILFDPTGQGWPGVSLPQVAFAGKSNVGKSSLLNALAGRRRLAHVSKTPGRTRGIAFFEVEGKFAFVDLPGYGYAKVSREERNAWKALVEGYFSGCRLLRKVYLLVDVRRGPGEDERMISGYLADLSIPYRWVGTKIDTIKSGGRAEAAARFHGAEWLERGGPPALVSAKTREGIDALWRDIRSSFSA, from the coding sequence ATGACCGGCGCGCCCCGCTTCATTCTTTTCGACCCGACGGGACAGGGGTGGCCGGGCGTCTCTCTTCCGCAGGTGGCGTTCGCCGGAAAATCGAACGTGGGGAAATCCTCCCTTCTCAACGCGCTCGCGGGACGCAGGCGGCTTGCGCACGTAAGCAAGACCCCCGGCCGGACGCGGGGCATCGCATTTTTCGAGGTGGAAGGGAAGTTCGCCTTCGTCGATCTTCCCGGGTACGGCTACGCGAAGGTTTCCCGCGAGGAACGGAATGCCTGGAAGGCGCTGGTGGAGGGGTATTTTTCCGGCTGCCGCCTTTTGCGCAAGGTGTACCTGCTGGTCGACGTCCGGCGGGGGCCGGGGGAAGACGAGAGGATGATTTCCGGGTACCTGGCGGACCTTTCCATTCCTTACCGGTGGGTGGGAACCAAGATCGATACGATCAAATCGGGAGGCCGGGCCGAGGCTGCCGCAAGGTTCCACGGGGCCGAGTGGCTGGAGAGGGGAGGCCCGCCGGCCCTGGTTTCCGCCAAAACGCGCGAGGGTATCGACGCACTATGGAGGGACATACGGTCCTCTTTTTCCGCTTGA